The following proteins are encoded in a genomic region of Maribacter hydrothermalis:
- a CDS encoding COG4705 family protein, which translates to MNSLNKVAQITLLFWLMKIVATTLGETLGDFIAQTLGLGYTVGILITLAFFGIVLFIQLTRKKYIPVWFWLVIIATTTLGTEISDFIDRSLHLGYTWGSLLLFAGLLITLYLWHKKYKSLEVYPIIDQNKETYYWIAILFSNSLGTAFGDYLSDVIGLSYLNGAMVTAGIIILVVVLHYFTKINQIFLFWIAFIFTRPFGATFGDFLTKPLAKGGLDLGTLNASLVALICMMLLIVLSHRKLSSK; encoded by the coding sequence AATGAAAATTGTGGCAACTACACTTGGTGAAACATTAGGTGATTTTATTGCACAAACTTTAGGTTTAGGCTATACGGTTGGTATACTAATTACACTTGCGTTTTTTGGCATTGTATTGTTTATTCAACTCACAAGAAAAAAGTACATTCCTGTTTGGTTTTGGCTGGTCATTATTGCGACTACAACTTTAGGCACAGAAATCTCAGATTTTATTGACCGTAGCCTCCATTTAGGTTATACATGGGGTAGTCTCTTATTATTTGCCGGACTATTAATTACGTTATATCTATGGCATAAAAAATATAAAAGCTTAGAGGTATACCCAATTATAGACCAAAATAAAGAAACCTATTATTGGATTGCTATTTTGTTCTCTAATAGCCTTGGTACTGCCTTCGGCGACTATCTAAGTGATGTTATAGGTTTAAGTTATTTAAATGGTGCTATGGTTACTGCAGGTATAATTATACTGGTAGTTGTTTTACATTATTTCACTAAAATTAATCAGATATTTCTTTTCTGGATTGCCTTTATATTCACTAGACCATTTGGGGCTACTTTTGGAGATTTCTTAACTAAGCCTTTAGCAAAAGGTGGTTTAGATTTAGGAACATTGAATGCGTCATTGGTTGCACTCATTTGCATGATGCTTTTAATAGTCCTATCGCATAGAAAATTGAGTAGCAAATAA
- a CDS encoding LTA synthase family protein — MSFLVRFTFFIWDYAEVDAQLSSIARTFATGLFFDIGTLPLFMLPFLIYLLVFPKKWVGTLVDRSITWFGFFLAILIIYFSFFGEFTFWDEFQRRFNFIAVDYLIYTYEVVKNINESYPLPLLLSSLISLVGITLFICYKRKLFYHTFNNETSFKQRFTATLPWLVICILFSFYISNSQAEWSKNRYNNEISKAGIYSFFAAFRNNELAFSEFYSTIPEKDAFAIVKKQYSPFKDEFVHPNKNEIYRTVHTPDTTGIEQKPNVIFICIESLSGKYLNSLGSDLNITPVLDSLANNSLFFTNLYATGTRTVRSMEAITLSIPPTPGRSIVKRSNNTGLFTIGEVFKNKGYDRNFFYGGDGYFDNMNTFFGGNGFNIVDRGRGFLLDANINVKRTNIEDDEVTFENAWGVCDADIYNKVLKEADIAYATGKPFFDFVMTTSNHKPFTYPEGKIDIPSGTGRNGAVKYTDYAIGAFLKEAKTKPWFKNTVFVIMSDHCASSAGKWELDVANYHIPAFIFNLSQQPNAKINTLCSQIDVFPTLFSTLGWDYKSNLFGMDILKMTPQNERALIGNYRKLGYLKDNKVMVLGDGETVNFYQWNPLDNGLQQTPMNESFKKIAIANYQVADELYHNGGLQLKSLHQ; from the coding sequence ATGTCGTTCTTAGTACGATTTACGTTTTTCATTTGGGATTACGCTGAGGTTGATGCACAGTTGAGTTCCATTGCTAGAACTTTTGCAACAGGCTTGTTTTTCGATATCGGCACTCTTCCTCTTTTTATGCTGCCTTTTTTAATTTACCTCCTTGTATTTCCTAAAAAATGGGTTGGTACACTGGTAGATAGAAGTATTACATGGTTTGGGTTTTTTCTCGCCATTTTAATCATCTATTTTTCCTTCTTCGGGGAGTTTACTTTTTGGGACGAATTTCAACGCCGTTTCAACTTTATTGCGGTAGACTATTTAATTTACACCTATGAAGTGGTTAAAAATATTAATGAATCGTATCCGCTTCCTTTACTATTAAGCTCTTTAATTTCTTTAGTAGGCATCACGCTATTTATCTGTTATAAGAGAAAACTGTTTTACCATACTTTTAATAACGAAACTAGCTTTAAACAGCGTTTTACTGCAACTTTGCCCTGGTTGGTTATTTGTATTCTTTTCTCCTTTTATATTAGCAACAGCCAAGCAGAATGGTCTAAAAACAGATATAACAACGAAATTTCAAAAGCTGGGATTTATTCTTTCTTTGCTGCGTTTAGAAATAACGAATTGGCATTTTCCGAATTCTACAGCACTATTCCCGAAAAGGACGCTTTTGCTATAGTAAAAAAACAATACTCACCTTTCAAAGACGAGTTTGTACATCCTAATAAAAATGAAATATACAGAACGGTGCACACTCCAGACACTACTGGTATTGAGCAAAAACCAAATGTAATTTTTATTTGTATTGAGAGTCTTAGCGGTAAGTACCTAAATAGTTTAGGAAGTGATTTAAATATTACACCTGTTTTAGATTCTCTTGCCAATAACAGTTTATTTTTTACTAATCTATACGCTACAGGCACGCGTACAGTTCGTAGTATGGAGGCCATAACCCTTTCTATACCACCAACTCCCGGGAGAAGTATCGTAAAACGTAGCAATAACACAGGGCTTTTTACTATTGGAGAAGTGTTTAAAAACAAAGGATACGACCGTAATTTCTTTTATGGGGGTGATGGATATTTTGATAATATGAATACCTTTTTCGGTGGAAACGGATTTAATATTGTAGATCGCGGAAGAGGCTTTTTATTGGATGCAAATATCAATGTAAAGCGTACAAATATTGAAGATGATGAGGTAACTTTTGAAAATGCATGGGGCGTTTGTGATGCCGATATTTACAATAAGGTTTTAAAAGAAGCTGATATTGCCTATGCGACTGGTAAACCATTTTTCGATTTTGTAATGACCACATCTAACCATAAACCTTTTACATATCCTGAAGGAAAAATAGATATTCCGTCTGGAACCGGAAGAAATGGTGCTGTAAAATATACGGATTATGCAATTGGAGCGTTTTTAAAAGAGGCAAAAACTAAACCTTGGTTTAAAAATACAGTCTTTGTAATTATGAGTGATCATTGTGCTAGTAGTGCAGGTAAATGGGAATTGGATGTGGCGAACTACCACATACCAGCTTTTATATTTAATTTATCGCAACAGCCAAATGCAAAAATTAATACTCTTTGTTCTCAGATAGATGTTTTTCCTACCTTATTTTCTACCTTAGGTTGGGATTATAAAAGCAACTTATTTGGTATGGATATCTTAAAAATGACTCCACAAAATGAGCGTGCTTTAATAGGAAACTATAGAAAATTAGGCTATTTAAAAGATAATAAGGTGATGGTGCTTGGCGATGGGGAAACGGTTAATTTTTATCAATGGAATCCTTTAGATAATGGATTGCAACAAACACCTATGAATGAGTCTTTCAAAAAAATTGCTATTGCTAACTATCAAGTAGCAGATGAGTTGTACCATAATGGCGGACTCCAATTAAAATCGCTTCATCAATGA
- a CDS encoding diacylglycerol/lipid kinase family protein: MIRIHFIVNPIAGHGNAPLTQEELQPFFINGVHDLTIKVSEYKAHATELTKASIQEKADIIVACGGDGTINEVATCLIGTDIALGIVPMGSGNGLASNLKIPKKRRKALEIIRNKHVERMDVGNINGRYFFSNTGVGFDASLIKHYESSEKRTILGYISACAITFRDIEKNEPLSITVDEETPMINPFIILISNSNEMGYKLSLTPKASLQDGLLDVLVIKKIGKFKMLWLGFLILIRKVHWLKESKSFQTKNIQLKCDDSEFFDTQVDGEHNRIDNNHLNISLLEKSLCVLTAK; this comes from the coding sequence ATGATTCGCATACATTTTATCGTAAACCCTATTGCTGGCCATGGTAATGCTCCTTTAACACAAGAAGAGCTACAACCTTTTTTTATAAATGGTGTACATGATTTGACTATTAAGGTGTCCGAATACAAAGCTCATGCAACCGAGCTCACAAAAGCATCTATCCAAGAAAAAGCAGATATTATTGTTGCCTGTGGTGGCGATGGTACTATCAATGAAGTAGCTACGTGCTTAATAGGTACCGATATTGCTTTAGGCATTGTGCCTATGGGTTCAGGAAACGGATTAGCATCCAACCTTAAAATTCCTAAAAAGAGAAGAAAGGCCTTAGAAATTATTCGAAACAAACATGTAGAACGTATGGATGTGGGCAATATAAACGGCCGTTACTTTTTTAGTAATACTGGTGTTGGTTTTGATGCTAGTTTAATAAAACACTACGAGTCTTCAGAAAAAAGAACAATCTTAGGATATATAAGTGCCTGTGCTATTACTTTTCGTGATATAGAAAAAAATGAACCGCTTTCTATTACCGTTGATGAAGAAACACCAATGATAAATCCGTTTATCATTCTAATTTCTAACTCTAATGAAATGGGCTATAAGCTAAGTTTAACACCAAAAGCATCATTACAAGACGGACTATTAGATGTTCTTGTAATAAAGAAAATTGGTAAGTTTAAAATGCTTTGGTTGGGCTTTTTAATTCTCATTAGAAAAGTACATTGGTTAAAGGAATCTAAAAGCTTTCAAACAAAAAATATTCAATTAAAATGCGATGATTCTGAGTTTTTTGACACCCAAGTAGATGGCGAGCATAATAGAATTGACAATAACCACCTTAACATTTCCCTTTTAGAAAAATCTTTATGTGTGCTCACGGCAAAATAA
- a CDS encoding phosphatase PAP2 family protein, producing MLFSFEPKKLCSKLILLFICITSTSTYSQGDAVETSGDMLLFAMPASALAGSLIAGDYEGTKQFAKGFVLNQAVTIGLKYAVNKDRPYDNGVRGFPSGHTSTTFQSAAFIQKRYGWGYGIPAYVLAGYTGYSRINAQKHDGWDVLAGAVIGIGSAYIFTTPYQKEHMQLSFVNDTDSYSLGFVYKF from the coding sequence ATGCTTTTTAGTTTCGAGCCTAAAAAACTATGCAGTAAACTGATTCTACTTTTTATATGTATTACCTCAACAAGTACTTATAGTCAAGGTGATGCTGTAGAAACTTCTGGTGATATGCTACTTTTTGCTATGCCTGCATCTGCCCTTGCCGGTTCGCTTATTGCTGGTGATTATGAAGGTACCAAGCAATTTGCCAAAGGTTTTGTCCTTAACCAAGCTGTAACTATTGGGTTAAAATATGCCGTAAATAAAGATAGACCCTATGATAATGGCGTAAGAGGTTTCCCTTCTGGGCATACTTCAACTACTTTTCAAAGTGCTGCCTTTATTCAAAAAAGATATGGGTGGGGCTATGGTATACCTGCCTATGTTTTAGCTGGTTATACCGGCTATAGCCGTATAAATGCTCAAAAACATGATGGTTGGGATGTTTTAGCCGGTGCAGTTATTGGTATTGGTAGCGCCTATATTTTTACCACTCCCTACCAAAAAGAACATATGCAGCTCAGTTTCGTCAATGATACGGATAGTTATTCTCTCGGCTTTGTCTATAAATTTTAA
- a CDS encoding phosphotransferase enzyme family protein: MTKEYIQKILAEFNLNLSSLHWVPLTSGLINDTYLITDSDCQQFILQKINTHVFNNAAKLMDNINYTLPFLNGNDYVQIAFLPTKEGKNCLQINGEFWRIMTYIANSTTFNTTTDTTIAFEAGRIVGKFHGLLKSINVDTIEDTLPKFHNLAHRTKEFKEALQNADTQKKEIAELAINQAHFFLTELAHLNNKELPVRICHNDTKLNNILFSKTTNKALCLIDLDTIMKGYFFYDFGDAIRTVVNNAPEDEQHHELINFDKTLFKAFVDGLAANEPFLTASDKESLPLGAVFMPFIHGLRALTDYLNNNKYYKVTYENQNLDRCLSLFNFSEKALNKKDFMSAYISQKLS, translated from the coding sequence ATGACTAAAGAATACATCCAAAAAATACTTGCTGAATTTAACCTTAACCTCAGTTCTTTGCATTGGGTTCCCTTGACTAGCGGACTAATTAATGACACGTATTTAATTACAGATAGTGATTGCCAGCAATTTATTCTTCAGAAAATAAATACCCATGTATTTAATAATGCAGCTAAATTAATGGACAACATCAATTACACGCTGCCATTTTTAAATGGAAATGATTATGTGCAAATAGCTTTTTTACCTACAAAAGAGGGCAAAAATTGTCTTCAGATAAATGGTGAATTTTGGCGTATAATGACCTATATTGCAAATAGTACCACCTTTAATACGACCACAGATACTACTATCGCATTCGAAGCTGGGCGCATTGTAGGTAAATTTCATGGTCTTTTAAAAAGCATTAATGTTGATACTATTGAAGACACTTTGCCCAAATTTCACAACTTAGCCCATAGAACTAAAGAGTTTAAAGAAGCATTACAAAATGCAGATACGCAAAAAAAAGAAATTGCCGAATTGGCCATAAACCAAGCTCATTTTTTTTTAACCGAATTGGCACATCTAAATAATAAAGAGCTTCCTGTTAGAATTTGTCATAACGATACTAAACTGAATAATATATTATTTTCCAAAACCACCAACAAAGCACTTTGTCTAATAGATTTAGACACGATTATGAAAGGGTACTTCTTCTATGATTTTGGTGATGCTATTAGAACTGTGGTAAATAATGCTCCTGAAGACGAGCAACATCACGAACTTATAAATTTTGACAAAACACTTTTTAAAGCTTTTGTGGATGGTTTAGCGGCCAACGAACCTTTTTTAACAGCTTCGGATAAAGAAAGTCTACCACTAGGCGCTGTTTTTATGCCTTTTATTCATGGTTTACGTGCATTGACCGACTACCTTAACAATAATAAATACTACAAAGTTACCTATGAAAACCAAAATTTAGACCGCTGCCTTAGTCTTTTCAATTTTTCTGAAAAAGCACTGAACAAAAAAGATTTTATGTCGGCTTATATTTCACAAAAACTAAGCTAA
- a CDS encoding SdiA-regulated domain-containing protein — MTSNTNTLNMAKVKLWTIAAIVIGISFLFMNFRGWMPNDGDEKVAYEISERWNLPEGLREVSGISWMDENHIAAIQDEDGIIFIYDLESKKVIEEIVFGSAGDYEGLSVKGTNAYVLESDGTITVIENFQDPNRKITSYETSFDEKNNMESLELDVANNQLLVIPKDHDIDSDNFKGVYAFSLKNHKIVSNPVMRLDMSNEVLKQFREKKMYRNFRPSDIAIHPKTKEIYMLEGVNPKLLVVDKNGIVKIGYRLDKKIFPQPEGITFSPSGELYISSEGKKDGLGTITKLKLKP; from the coding sequence ATGACATCTAATACCAACACGTTAAATATGGCAAAAGTAAAATTATGGACAATTGCTGCTATCGTTATAGGTATAAGTTTTCTTTTTATGAATTTTAGAGGTTGGATGCCTAATGATGGAGATGAAAAAGTAGCTTATGAAATTTCTGAACGATGGAATTTGCCAGAAGGTTTACGTGAAGTTTCAGGTATTTCTTGGATGGATGAAAATCACATAGCCGCTATACAGGATGAAGACGGAATCATATTTATTTATGATCTAGAAAGCAAAAAGGTGATAGAAGAAATTGTATTCGGTAGTGCCGGCGATTATGAAGGTCTTTCAGTAAAAGGGACTAATGCCTATGTGTTAGAGAGTGACGGTACGATTACTGTTATTGAAAATTTTCAAGATCCAAACAGAAAAATAACATCTTACGAAACTAGTTTTGATGAGAAGAATAACATGGAAAGTTTAGAATTAGATGTAGCAAATAATCAATTATTGGTTATACCAAAAGACCACGATATAGATTCGGACAATTTTAAAGGTGTTTATGCATTTTCTTTAAAGAATCATAAAATAGTTTCTAATCCCGTTATGCGTTTAGATATGAGTAATGAAGTATTAAAGCAATTTAGGGAGAAAAAAATGTATCGAAACTTTCGCCCTTCGGATATTGCAATACACCCTAAGACCAAAGAAATATATATGCTAGAGGGAGTAAATCCTAAATTGTTGGTTGTAGATAAAAACGGAATTGTAAAAATAGGGTATCGTTTAGACAAAAAAATATTTCCTCAACCGGAAGGCATCACTTTTAGTCCTAGTGGTGAATTGTATATTTCAAGCGAAGGAAAAAAAGACGGTTTAGGCACCATCACCAAATTAAAACTGAAACCTTAG
- a CDS encoding sensor histidine kinase: MKLLNHTTKYFAILLIVLISIWAVIFYFAMLDEVYDSLDDGLENQKELIIRAVNDNPYLLQDTEFGVNNYTIKNTQLGAHTNFKDSYRDTIMYMQNEDEYEPIRMLESTFKQGDSYYKIKLITSMVEEDDQIENLFKYLVGLYLLLILSIVVLNNLVMKKVWKPFYMLIDRLKGFRIEKDDPITSVPTTIDEFNLLNQSVERLTEKSRDSYVAQKEFIENAAHELQTPLAIAINKLELLLEKNDLSGIQSQEVGSVLDNLTRLTRLNKSLLLLSKIDNKQYLEEETIDFNELIKNVTTDFSDFATHKNMRLNVVANANIRYTMNTDLAIIMMTNLIKNAIIHGQAGKEIDIVIDEGKISLKNFGIATVLDTNSLFKRFKKTSANSRSTGLGLAISKAITDKYHLILEYSFTEKHNFTLIFPPHR, encoded by the coding sequence ATGAAGCTTCTAAACCACACCACAAAATATTTTGCAATACTGCTTATCGTACTTATATCTATATGGGCGGTAATCTTTTATTTTGCCATGTTAGATGAGGTATATGACAGTTTGGATGATGGACTAGAGAATCAAAAAGAGTTGATAATAAGAGCAGTAAACGATAATCCATATTTATTGCAAGACACAGAATTCGGAGTCAATAATTACACCATTAAAAATACGCAATTGGGTGCTCATACCAATTTTAAAGATAGTTATCGCGATACTATAATGTATATGCAAAACGAAGATGAATATGAGCCAATACGTATGCTTGAAAGTACATTTAAACAAGGGGATAGTTATTACAAAATAAAGCTCATTACTTCTATGGTGGAAGAAGATGACCAGATAGAAAATTTGTTTAAATACCTAGTGGGTTTATACTTGTTATTGATACTAAGTATTGTTGTGCTAAATAATCTGGTCATGAAAAAGGTATGGAAACCATTTTATATGCTCATCGATAGGTTAAAAGGCTTTCGAATTGAAAAGGACGACCCTATAACATCTGTACCCACCACAATAGACGAGTTTAATTTATTGAACCAGAGTGTAGAGCGATTAACAGAAAAATCGCGCGATAGCTATGTTGCCCAAAAAGAATTTATAGAAAATGCAGCACATGAATTACAGACTCCGCTTGCCATTGCCATTAACAAGTTAGAATTGTTGCTGGAGAAGAATGATCTGTCAGGCATACAATCGCAAGAAGTTGGTAGTGTTTTAGATAATCTTACCAGGTTAACGCGGTTAAACAAATCGCTACTATTGCTTTCTAAGATTGATAACAAACAATATTTAGAAGAAGAGACTATTGATTTTAATGAGCTGATAAAAAATGTTACGACAGATTTTTCAGACTTTGCTACACATAAAAATATGCGTTTAAACGTTGTGGCAAATGCTAATATACGGTATACAATGAATACCGATTTAGCAATTATTATGATGACCAACTTAATTAAAAATGCAATTATACATGGGCAGGCAGGTAAGGAAATAGATATTGTAATAGATGAAGGGAAGATTAGTCTCAAAAATTTTGGTATAGCTACAGTATTAGATACCAACAGCCTTTTCAAACGCTTTAAAAAGACTTCGGCAAATAGCCGATCTACCGGATTAGGACTCGCTATTAGTAAAGCCATTACAGATAAGTATCACTTAATATTGGAATATTCATTTACAGAGAAGCATAATTTTACGCTAATTTTTCCCCCTCATCGTTAA
- a CDS encoding response regulator transcription factor — MKILIIEDEPQMLENMLQTLEREQYVVETAADYATANTKIGVYDYDCILLDITLPDGNGLELLKQLKQQGKDDGVIIVSAKDSLDDRIKGLNLGADDYLPKPFHMAELHARVKAIVRRRNFEGNKFIEIGNVCIDPESRSVHINTNEVVLNRKEYDVLLYLISNKTRLVTKTALAEHVWGDHIDQADSFDFIYSQIKNLRKKLTDATASIEIEAIYGVGYKLQVI, encoded by the coding sequence ATGAAAATTCTTATAATAGAAGACGAACCACAAATGCTTGAAAATATGCTCCAAACTTTGGAGCGCGAGCAATATGTGGTAGAAACTGCCGCTGATTACGCAACGGCCAACACTAAAATTGGTGTATATGATTATGATTGTATTTTGTTAGATATTACCCTACCAGATGGAAACGGATTAGAACTTTTAAAACAGCTTAAGCAACAAGGTAAAGATGACGGCGTAATTATTGTTTCGGCAAAAGACTCTTTAGATGACCGCATTAAAGGTCTTAATTTAGGGGCTGATGATTACCTGCCCAAACCTTTTCATATGGCAGAACTACATGCACGGGTAAAAGCAATAGTGCGCCGTAGAAACTTTGAAGGCAATAAATTTATAGAAATTGGCAATGTTTGCATTGACCCAGAAAGTAGAAGTGTTCATATTAATACTAACGAAGTTGTTCTTAACCGTAAAGAATACGACGTACTTTTATATTTGATTTCAAATAAAACCCGCTTGGTAACCAAAACAGCCTTGGCAGAACATGTGTGGGGTGATCATATTGATCAAGCAGATAGCTTTGATTTTATCTATTCGCAAATAAAAAATCTACGTAAAAAACTTACTGATGCCACTGCAAGTATAGAGATAGAAGCAATTTATGGTGTAGGTTATAAGCTACAAGTGATATAA
- a CDS encoding PepSY-like domain-containing protein, producing the protein MKNKKLATVALTVLGAFTVFAQDINPNDVPVNLKQNFKQNYPQASDIEWEMNGQAYKVEFDANRQEYEIWYATDGNITKTEQEMTEADLPQTIKTVIADNYLGYKVDSVEKTIENGDITYKVELEKGWNDEKEVVFDENGKVLSEIID; encoded by the coding sequence ATGAAAAATAAAAAATTAGCAACAGTAGCTTTAACGGTTTTAGGTGCATTTACAGTTTTTGCACAGGATATTAACCCTAATGATGTACCTGTAAATTTAAAACAGAATTTTAAACAAAATTATCCCCAAGCAAGTGATATTGAGTGGGAAATGAATGGACAGGCTTACAAAGTAGAATTTGATGCTAACAGACAAGAGTATGAAATTTGGTATGCTACGGATGGAAATATCACTAAGACAGAACAAGAAATGACCGAAGCAGATTTACCACAAACTATTAAAACCGTAATTGCCGATAACTATTTAGGTTACAAAGTAGATTCTGTTGAAAAAACTATTGAAAATGGTGACATCACATATAAAGTAGAACTTGAAAAAGGATGGAATGATGAAAAAGAAGTTGTTTTCGATGAAAACGGAAAAGTACTTAGCGAAATAATTGATTAG
- a CDS encoding TlpA family protein disulfide reductase — MKKRKIKISDIIFVVFILLLIIPQTRTPIQVAVNKLKVAVWSPSIQDEGNQNEVSPFQYAVIDLQGNTKSIGIGKGRVTFLSYWATWCPPCIAELPGIQELYKDYGGKVNFVLLTQEEPEKVQRFVSKKGYELPIYFPQMQTPEILEENSIPTNYVIDANGKIIIKETGAADWNSKKVRKLLDELLK, encoded by the coding sequence ATGAAAAAACGTAAAATTAAAATAAGTGATATCATATTTGTAGTGTTTATTTTGTTGTTGATAATTCCACAGACCAGAACACCAATTCAAGTGGCAGTAAATAAACTTAAAGTAGCGGTTTGGTCACCTAGTATTCAGGATGAGGGAAACCAAAACGAGGTAAGTCCTTTTCAGTATGCCGTTATCGATTTGCAGGGAAATACAAAGAGCATTGGGATCGGTAAAGGGAGAGTCACGTTTTTGAGTTATTGGGCAACTTGGTGTCCGCCATGTATTGCAGAGTTACCAGGAATTCAAGAGTTGTATAAAGATTATGGGGGTAAGGTTAATTTTGTTTTATTGACACAAGAAGAGCCCGAAAAAGTACAGCGCTTTGTTAGTAAAAAAGGATATGAACTACCCATTTATTTTCCCCAAATGCAAACACCAGAAATCTTAGAAGAAAATAGTATTCCCACCAATTATGTAATTGATGCCAACGGAAAAATTATCATTAAAGAAACGGGAGCAGCCGATTGGAACAGTAAAAAAGTACGCAAGCTTTTAGATGAACTTTTAAAGTAG
- a CDS encoding mechanosensitive ion channel family protein, whose protein sequence is MQESTTTVTESISSFYNQVIHQLPGIGLGILIIVFGLLVGSFIGNVVKKRLSVKTKDPLMSTFLGKAIKYIFVIIAIMLGLEASGLGAIAAGILTAAGASAVVLGFAFKDIGQNFIAGIIMAFGRPFDIDDTVEIGENFGKVKALEFRYTKLKTFDGKDVYIPNSDVLTKPVTNYTEDGFYRWDFIVGIAYEDNIEGAKTAILQALQKEPTVIEDKEHQNFVVEETLATSTVNLKIYFWVDTKDFRRSALITRGNVIKHVKEELVKAGYYLPADIQEIKLYGKETEIPIKINKSTKE, encoded by the coding sequence ATGCAAGAAAGCACAACAACAGTAACAGAATCTATTTCATCATTCTATAATCAAGTAATACATCAATTACCAGGAATAGGCTTAGGTATTCTTATTATTGTTTTTGGTCTTTTAGTGGGTTCATTTATTGGCAACGTTGTTAAAAAACGCTTATCCGTCAAAACAAAAGACCCATTAATGAGTACATTTTTAGGGAAGGCCATAAAATATATTTTTGTGATAATAGCAATAATGCTTGGTTTAGAGGCTTCTGGGCTAGGTGCAATTGCCGCTGGAATTTTAACCGCTGCAGGAGCCAGTGCCGTTGTTCTTGGATTTGCATTTAAAGATATAGGACAAAACTTTATTGCAGGAATTATAATGGCTTTCGGTAGACCTTTTGATATTGATGATACGGTAGAAATTGGAGAAAATTTTGGAAAAGTAAAGGCATTAGAATTTAGGTACACCAAATTAAAAACTTTTGATGGTAAAGATGTGTATATCCCTAATAGCGATGTACTTACCAAGCCAGTAACAAATTATACCGAAGATGGTTTTTACAGGTGGGATTTCATTGTCGGAATAGCGTATGAAGATAACATTGAAGGAGCAAAAACAGCCATATTGCAGGCACTACAAAAAGAACCTACTGTAATTGAAGATAAAGAACATCAAAATTTTGTAGTAGAAGAAACACTTGCTACAAGCACGGTTAATTTAAAAATTTATTTTTGGGTAGATACGAAAGATTTTAGGCGGTCGGCATTAATAACAAGAGGCAATGTAATTAAGCATGTTAAGGAAGAATTAGTGAAAGCAGGTTACTATTTGCCAGCAGATATACAAGAAATAAAGCTTTATGGTAAGGAGACGGAAATTCCCATAAAAATAAATAAGAGTACAAAAGAATAG
- a CDS encoding DUF6500 family protein yields the protein MVATKIDIVRLSFCAFFKNKYDNPEHLTEVSKR from the coding sequence ATGGTTGCTACAAAAATCGATATTGTAAGACTTTCTTTTTGTGCATTTTTCAAGAATAAATATGACAATCCAGAACATTTAACGGAAGTTTCGAAAAGATAG